The Ruminococcaceae bacterium BL-4 region TTTTCTTCAAAATGGATGCAGAGCTGCAGCTTTGCAGAAGAATTTCGCAACAAATGGCACCGAGTTCTGCGTACAAATGCCCGCAGTGAAAAAAATATCCTTCCAGAAAATACAGAGACGATTTTTCCGGTTCCATGCAGTTTTCATGGTGGAAATATTATTTTTCATTTTGACCAAAAAAAACTTCTTGATTGGTTCCGACAAGATTCCCTTGGGAAAGAGCGGCGGGTTTTTATTTCAAAAGATCTTACCCGCGGCCTTTCCGGAGAGCTTTCCTTCCATGATTCTCCGTTTCATTATAATTCCACAGCTACAGAGCCATCTATCCCTGAAAAAGGAACTGAAATCTTTGTATGCTCTCTTCCTGGATTCCCACCGCCACTGCAGGTGATCTATGGAAACAAACGGATAGAAGGTTCTTTTCATGGTTTTAAAAAGCGTAAACTTTCTTTCTATTTGATTCCT contains the following coding sequences:
- a CDS encoding conserved protein of unknown function (Evidence 4 : Unknown function but conserved in other organisms) yields the protein MEIQQNYEDAFQSATELFSSKWMQSCSFAEEFRNKWHRVLRTNARSEKNILPENTETIFPVPCSFHGGNIIFHFDQKKLLDWFRQDSLGKERRVFISKDLTRGLSGELSFHDSPFHYNSTATEPSIPEKGTEIFVCSLPGFPPPLQVIYGNKRIEGSFHGFKKRKLSFYLIPAEFTPAFLCTPFEKCLYLFWMDCCIMMENRAKLKDKDLKPLLHIFRPTSILTVEKII